In Mobula hypostoma chromosome 24, sMobHyp1.1, whole genome shotgun sequence, a genomic segment contains:
- the LOC134337185 gene encoding G-protein coupled receptor 54-like, whose product MGSSVTPSTNESLQYFTGSCLGYICSNTTTAPTPPVLMDAWLVPLCFGILMVVGLAGNSLVIYVVTKHKQMRTVTNFYIANLATTDIIFLVCCVPFTAVLYPLPSWIFGEFMCKFVNYMQQVSVQATCITLTAMSVDRWYVTVYPLRSLRQRTPRVALGISLGIWIGSFIVSIPVAIYQKIQSGYWFGPQVYCSESFPSAFLEKAFIIHNFLAVYLLPLVTICVSYTAMLHQMGRPAVEPIDNNLQVQLLAERSEAMRTKISRMLAVMVLLFAICWGPIQLYILLQSFLPNFNRSYYTYKVKIWAHCMSYTNSCINPIVYAFMGANFRKSFKKAFPFIFKQRVGSINSGNGAGNTEMHFVSSGT is encoded by the exons ATGGGTTCTTCTGTGACCCCCTCGACAAATGAATCATTACAATATTTCACCGGGTCATGTTTGGGATACATCTGCAGTAACACAACTACTGCTCCCACCCCTCCAGTGTTAATGGACGCCTGGCTAGTACCTCTCTGCTTTGGGATTCTGATGGTGGTTGGACTCGCTGGAAACTCGCTGGTGATCTATGTAGTAACGAAGCACAAGCAGATGCGAACCGTCACCAACTTTTACATAG CAAATTTAGCTACAACCGATATTATTTTCCTGGTGTGCTGCGTGCCTTTCACCGCAGTCCTGTACCCTCTCCCAAGCTGGATTTTCGGGGAGTTCATGTGTAAATTTGTCAACTATATGCAACAA GTATCAGTACAGGCAACGTGTATAACATTGACTGCAATGAGTGTGGACAGATGGTACGTGACAGTTTACCCACTCAGGTCCTTAAGGCAGAGAACCCCCCGAGTGGCTTTGGGCATCAGTCTCGGAATATGGATTG GTTCGTTTATTGTGTCCATACCAGTGGCTATCTATCAGAAGATTCAAAGTGGATACTGGTTTGGGCCCCAAGTGTACTGCAGTGAATCTTTTCCGTCAGCTTTCCTTGAGAAGGCCTTCATTATACACAACTTCCTAGCTGTTTATCTCCTGCCGCTAGTCACAATTTGTGTGTCCTACACTGCTATGCTTCATCAGATGGGGCGACCAGCTGTGGAACCCATTGATAATAACCTTCAG GTACAGCTTCTTGCTGAAAGGTCAGAGGCCATGCGCACAAAGATCTCCAGAATGTTAGCAGTTATGGTCCTTCTTTTTGCCATCTGCTGGGGTCCTATCCAGTTATATATCCTTTTGCAGTCTTTCCTTCCAAACTTTAACAGGAGTTATTATACATACAAAGTGAAGATCTGGGCCCATTGCATGTCTTACACTAATTCCTGCATCAATCCCATAGTGTATGCATTCATGGGAGCCAACTTCAGAAAATCATTCAAAAAGGCATTTCCATTTATCTTCAAACAAAGAGTTGGGAGCATAAACAGTGGAAATGGTGCTGGTAATACAGAGATGCATTTTGTTTCATCTGGAACATAA